From the genome of Thermogutta terrifontis, one region includes:
- the flhA gene encoding flagellar biosynthesis protein FlhA, which translates to MAGNPGVLQTRLSIVKPQELIFPVAIIASVIVLLIPLPVWLLDFLLATNITVAIIMLLTTIYVATPLEFNIFPSLLLATTLMRLVLNVATTRLILTRAGEAGLEAAGSVIRSFGEFVAGDQIVVGLIIFVIIVVIQFVVITKGATRISEVAARFTLDGMPGRQMAIDADLNAGIIDEKEAQRRREEITRQADFFGAMDGASKFVRGDAIAGIIITLVNIIGGLFIGMVQLGMPFSQAAALYTKLTIGDGLVSQVPAFLISLAAGLLVTRSSSQVNLPVEFLRQMFGRPQTLAVAGGFLGILVFTQLPTLPLLTIGGACVASAILLSQKAKKKKLTEEAKKQAETAKPQEERIEDYLLVDPMELEIGVGLIRLADPKRGGDLLERIHRIRKNIAADIGIILPKVRIRDNFQLDQHQYRIKIAGAPVATGTVYPQLLLAMDSGMTTGKVQGIETRDPAFGAPALWIEPSLKEKAEMYGYTVVEPAAVIATHLTETIRRHADEILTRDATKHLIEELKKTSPAVVEDLIPNVMRLAEVQQILQNLLREGVSIRQLGLILETLGDYAPRTKDPILLTEFVRARLARAISTRYRDAEGRMMVVTLDPVLEDRIRAGFDHTERGLFIRMSPQSIEALCRAIGKEISKLTTQHRPPVLLVSPQIRAALKEMTAPYLPQLVVLSYNEITRDTKIEAVGMVTDTT; encoded by the coding sequence GTGGCTGGGAATCCAGGTGTTCTTCAAACCCGGTTGAGCATCGTCAAACCACAGGAACTTATTTTTCCTGTGGCGATCATTGCCAGCGTCATTGTACTTCTGATTCCGCTGCCGGTGTGGCTGCTCGACTTTCTCTTAGCCACCAACATCACCGTGGCCATTATCATGCTTCTGACGACCATCTATGTGGCCACACCTCTGGAGTTTAATATTTTTCCCTCACTTCTCCTGGCTACCACGTTGATGCGGCTGGTTCTCAATGTAGCGACGACCCGCCTGATCTTGACACGAGCCGGGGAGGCCGGTTTGGAAGCGGCAGGGAGCGTCATTCGATCGTTCGGGGAATTTGTGGCGGGCGACCAAATCGTTGTCGGTCTGATTATTTTCGTAATCATCGTCGTCATTCAGTTTGTTGTGATCACCAAGGGTGCCACCCGTATCAGCGAAGTGGCTGCCCGATTCACTCTCGACGGCATGCCCGGGCGACAAATGGCTATCGACGCCGATTTGAACGCCGGGATCATCGATGAGAAAGAGGCCCAGCGGCGGCGGGAGGAAATCACACGGCAAGCGGACTTCTTCGGGGCAATGGACGGTGCCAGCAAGTTTGTACGCGGCGACGCCATCGCCGGCATTATTATTACGTTAGTGAATATAATCGGTGGTTTATTTATTGGGATGGTTCAGTTGGGGATGCCGTTCTCTCAGGCGGCGGCCCTGTACACGAAATTGACCATCGGCGATGGTCTGGTGAGCCAGGTTCCGGCATTTCTGATCTCTCTCGCTGCCGGTTTGCTTGTGACGCGGAGCAGCAGTCAGGTCAATTTGCCGGTGGAATTTCTTCGGCAGATGTTCGGCCGTCCGCAGACCCTCGCCGTGGCAGGGGGCTTTCTGGGAATTCTGGTGTTTACGCAACTGCCGACGCTGCCTCTTCTGACGATCGGTGGGGCATGTGTGGCCTCGGCCATTTTGCTGTCTCAGAAGGCCAAGAAAAAGAAGCTTACTGAAGAGGCCAAAAAACAGGCAGAAACCGCCAAACCTCAGGAAGAGCGTATCGAGGATTATCTGCTGGTGGACCCGATGGAACTGGAGATCGGTGTCGGGCTGATTCGCCTGGCCGATCCTAAGCGCGGAGGCGATTTACTCGAGCGCATTCACCGCATCCGTAAGAACATTGCCGCGGACATCGGGATCATTCTACCGAAGGTTCGGATTCGCGATAACTTCCAACTCGATCAGCATCAATACCGAATCAAAATCGCCGGCGCACCGGTTGCCACGGGGACTGTTTATCCGCAGTTGCTCCTGGCGATGGACTCCGGGATGACGACGGGAAAGGTTCAGGGGATTGAAACCCGTGATCCAGCTTTTGGTGCACCCGCGTTATGGATTGAGCCCTCGCTCAAGGAGAAGGCAGAGATGTACGGCTATACGGTGGTGGAACCGGCGGCCGTGATCGCCACGCATCTTACAGAAACCATTCGGCGGCATGCGGACGAAATCCTTACCCGCGATGCTACCAAGCATCTCATCGAAGAGTTGAAAAAGACTTCACCCGCCGTTGTGGAGGATCTTATTCCCAACGTGATGCGTTTGGCGGAGGTGCAGCAAATTCTGCAGAATCTGCTGCGCGAAGGTGTGTCGATTCGGCAGCTTGGATTGATTCTGGAGACACTGGGCGACTACGCACCGCGGACGAAGGATCCCATTTTGTTGACCGAATTCGTCCGTGCCCGATTGGCCCGTGCGATTTCCACACGCTATCGCGATGCCGAGGGGCGGATGATGGTGGTCACGCTCGATCCTGTCCTGGAGGATCGGATTCGTGCCGGATTCGATCACACGGAGCGGGGCCTGTTTATCAGAATGTCACCCCAGAGCATCGAGGCCCTTTGCCGAGCGATCGGCAAGGAAATTTCCAAATTGACCACGCAGCACAGGCCACCCGTCCTGCTGGTCAGTCCGCAGATTCGGGCTGCCTTGAAGGAGATGACAGCCCCCTATTTACCCCAGCTTGTGGTGCTCAGCTATAACGAGATCACGCGGGACACGAAGATCGAGGCCGTTGGAATGGTGACGGACACCACGTGA
- the flhF gene encoding flagellar biosynthesis protein FlhF has product MDNVEIRTFRASTMHEALALVRREMGPDAAILRTREVRARRWFGLLPGRPEIEVVASFGVNVPSRLPAETGTSSPSRRPPAEGGLSLEQPAPETRALILRAAHAGMEVQQKLENMEHMLRSLCRRAGSSGLYDWPEPLFRVYADLIDADLSEEDARELLERVRGESLRDRMDEPMLIKARLARILESELAATQPIRLTPGRCRVCALVGPTGVGKTTTIAKLAANFRLRENRRVGLITMDTYRIAAVEQLRTYADIIDLPMRVVSTPREMQEAVRSFETLDLVLIDTAGRSPKDDIKIRELRTLLTEAAADEIHLVLSSVAGTKALLQTLERFRTVRPTALILTKLDESPSFGGLLPVLRAAGLPLSYLTNGQNVPDDIETAQPARVARLILGMEGLVKEPHA; this is encoded by the coding sequence ATGGACAACGTGGAAATTCGGACATTTCGGGCCAGCACAATGCATGAAGCGTTGGCGCTGGTGCGACGGGAGATGGGGCCCGACGCGGCCATTCTGCGAACGCGCGAAGTCCGCGCGCGTCGCTGGTTTGGGCTGTTGCCCGGACGACCGGAAATTGAAGTGGTCGCCTCATTTGGTGTGAATGTTCCGAGCCGTTTGCCTGCGGAGACGGGCACGTCTTCGCCATCCCGCCGCCCGCCCGCGGAAGGTGGTCTATCACTGGAACAGCCGGCGCCGGAAACCCGCGCGCTGATTCTCCGCGCAGCCCACGCGGGCATGGAGGTCCAGCAAAAGCTGGAAAACATGGAGCACATGCTGCGCAGCCTGTGCCGCCGAGCCGGCTCTTCCGGGCTGTACGATTGGCCGGAGCCCCTGTTTCGGGTGTATGCCGATCTTATCGACGCGGACCTCAGCGAGGAGGATGCGCGAGAACTGCTGGAACGCGTTCGAGGAGAATCCCTGCGAGACCGAATGGACGAGCCGATGCTCATTAAGGCTCGGCTGGCAAGAATTCTGGAAAGCGAGCTGGCGGCCACTCAGCCGATTAGGTTGACTCCCGGGCGATGTCGGGTGTGTGCCCTGGTTGGACCCACCGGCGTCGGAAAAACGACCACCATCGCGAAACTCGCCGCCAATTTTCGGCTGCGGGAGAACCGCCGGGTGGGGCTCATCACCATGGATACCTACCGCATCGCCGCCGTCGAGCAACTTCGCACCTATGCGGACATCATCGATCTGCCCATGCGCGTGGTATCAACGCCTCGCGAAATGCAGGAAGCCGTTAGGAGTTTTGAAACGCTGGACCTTGTCCTCATCGACACGGCAGGACGAAGTCCCAAAGATGACATCAAAATCCGTGAGCTGCGCACACTCCTCACGGAAGCTGCGGCGGACGAAATCCACCTGGTGCTGAGTAGCGTGGCGGGAACAAAGGCCCTCCTGCAGACCCTTGAGCGGTTCCGGACGGTACGGCCAACGGCGCTCATACTCACCAAGCTCGATGAATCGCCCTCTTTTGGCGGACTGCTACCGGTGTTACGGGCTGCCGGGCTGCCCCTCAGCTATCTCACAAACGGTCAAAATGTCCCCGATGACATCGAGACGGCTCAACCCGCCCGAGTAGCACGGCTGATTCTGGGGATGGAAGGTCTCGTGAAGGAGCCGCACGCGTAA
- a CDS encoding MinD/ParA family ATP-binding protein produces MDVRCTRHTLTMQDQAFRLRQLVVERRQGKFPWPSIFRVGVWGVQVGVGATTVAKALHASLRLRGLKAQYVGSRIGNTRVREAMESDGFLPASEGPDLNTEAIRAEHGPLGHTGRELLAGDGLFTREVDLSQVATTPIFKEEGGISSICWIVTDCESGEGEAPNADWSCFEAVVLVTTAEPLAVMTAYKWLKRFRDHGVPQRSIVVVNRTCDLTVGTEMGHRLQVACERFMAVSPPIAVLPEVSSLRETTVRLRSSENGGNHHQVVDSAVAEHAEGWQSEKTWWKAINGLTECLFRLVLPGNPFAVGLAHRTGQDEGRDLANYTEENVYTGSVEDFGGGKQPKDQENL; encoded by the coding sequence ATGGACGTTCGTTGCACACGACATACGTTGACCATGCAAGACCAGGCGTTTCGGCTGAGACAACTGGTTGTGGAAAGACGCCAGGGCAAGTTCCCATGGCCGAGCATTTTTCGCGTCGGTGTGTGGGGGGTGCAGGTGGGTGTGGGCGCGACGACGGTGGCTAAAGCTCTTCACGCATCTTTACGGCTACGGGGACTTAAGGCCCAGTACGTAGGTTCGCGAATCGGTAACACCCGCGTGCGTGAGGCGATGGAGTCGGACGGTTTCCTCCCCGCTTCGGAGGGACCGGATCTGAACACTGAGGCAATCCGAGCGGAGCATGGTCCGCTTGGCCATACCGGGCGAGAGTTACTGGCTGGCGACGGATTATTCACGCGGGAAGTTGATCTCTCCCAGGTGGCGACAACACCAATTTTTAAAGAGGAAGGGGGAATAAGTTCCATTTGCTGGATTGTGACGGATTGCGAATCGGGCGAAGGCGAAGCTCCCAATGCCGATTGGAGTTGTTTCGAGGCGGTCGTGCTTGTCACCACTGCGGAACCCCTCGCTGTGATGACGGCCTACAAGTGGCTCAAGCGTTTTCGCGATCACGGAGTTCCCCAGCGGAGTATCGTGGTGGTCAATCGCACGTGTGATCTGACCGTTGGCACGGAAATGGGGCATCGACTCCAGGTTGCCTGCGAGCGGTTCATGGCCGTCAGTCCCCCGATTGCCGTACTTCCGGAGGTGTCCAGCTTGCGAGAAACGACCGTAAGGTTGCGGTCCTCGGAAAACGGGGGGAACCATCACCAGGTGGTTGACAGCGCCGTGGCAGAGCACGCAGAAGGATGGCAATCCGAGAAGACGTGGTGGAAAGCGATCAATGGATTGACGGAGTGCCTCTTCCGGCTGGTTTTGCCCGGGAATCCGTTTGCGGTTGGCCTTGCCCACCGGACAGGGCAGGACGAAGGTAGGGATCTGGCAAACTATACCGAGGAAAATGTTTATACAGGCTCAGTGGAAGATTTCGGTGGAGGAAAACAGCCTAAAGATCAAGAAAACCTCTGA
- a CDS encoding FliA/WhiG family RNA polymerase sigma factor, with translation MPTTVAPEDVEQLWIEFKKNPQNQELRNRLIEIYLPLVKYNAERIWARLPEGVELDDLISAGVFGLMDAIDAFDLSRGVKFETYCVPRIRGAMLDELRTMDWVPRLVRSKASKLNEACKALEAKLGRQPSDSELAEELGMTIEELEKMKMEASAVNLISLNKKWYETDSYKDVREIDILEDKKGEDPTRRIEKSDLMRLITKGLSRNERLILILYYYEELTMKEIGATLDLSESRVSQMHSAIVQRLQQQLTRRRAELGT, from the coding sequence ATGCCCACCACTGTCGCTCCGGAGGATGTGGAGCAGCTTTGGATCGAGTTCAAGAAAAACCCTCAAAATCAGGAATTGCGCAATCGTCTTATTGAAATCTACCTGCCCCTGGTGAAATACAACGCCGAACGAATCTGGGCGAGACTGCCTGAAGGCGTCGAGCTGGACGATCTCATTTCGGCGGGTGTTTTCGGCTTGATGGACGCCATTGACGCCTTCGATCTTTCCCGGGGTGTCAAGTTTGAAACATATTGTGTTCCCCGGATTCGTGGGGCGATGCTGGACGAACTTCGCACCATGGACTGGGTTCCGCGGTTGGTGCGATCGAAGGCCAGCAAGCTCAACGAGGCGTGCAAAGCGCTGGAAGCCAAATTGGGGCGTCAGCCGAGTGACTCCGAATTGGCCGAAGAGCTGGGCATGACGATCGAAGAGCTGGAAAAGATGAAGATGGAGGCCAGTGCCGTCAACCTCATCAGCCTCAACAAGAAGTGGTACGAAACGGACAGCTACAAAGACGTCCGGGAAATCGACATCCTGGAGGATAAAAAGGGTGAAGACCCCACCCGCCGGATTGAAAAAAGCGATCTCATGCGCTTGATCACCAAGGGACTCAGTCGGAACGAGCGACTCATCCTCATCCTGTATTACTATGAAGAGCTGACAATGAAAGAAATTGGCGCGACGCTCGATCTCTCGGAAAGCCGCGTCAGCCAGATGCACAGCGCCATTGTCCAGAGGCTACAGCAGCAACTCACACGTCGCCGTGCCGAACTGGGCACGTAA
- a CDS encoding flagellar biosynthesis anti-sigma factor FlgM, protein MQIHGPSHIHGAQALSGPHLNRANQVSSFQASTPIQDEVQISELGQLLDKVHELPDIRADLVARIRQEIAAGTYETEEKLSIALDRLLDEIG, encoded by the coding sequence ATGCAGATTCATGGACCCAGCCATATTCATGGAGCTCAAGCGTTGAGTGGTCCGCATTTAAACCGGGCCAATCAAGTTTCGAGCTTCCAGGCGAGCACGCCCATCCAAGACGAAGTGCAAATCTCGGAATTGGGCCAGTTGCTGGATAAAGTCCATGAGCTGCCCGACATTCGGGCCGATCTTGTCGCCCGAATTCGACAGGAGATCGCGGCAGGGACGTATGAAACCGAAGAAAAATTGAGCATTGCCCTGGATCGCCTGCTGGATGAAATCGGTTGA
- a CDS encoding Fur family transcriptional regulator, whose translation MADYRVSPIEPPEPPLVRFERFLRARGRRMTSQRRIIVTEVFSHHDHFDAEDLMEHLRERMNSREVSRPTVYRTLSELVEAGLLKRMVIRDRYVYEHEYGYPEHDHLYCQGCHQLFEFRSEALRHIRESVAREYDFEAVTHRMMIIGWCSQCRAKRDSGQMPEADNPPRAQM comes from the coding sequence GTGGCGGACTATCGCGTTTCTCCCATCGAACCGCCGGAGCCTCCTCTTGTTCGCTTTGAGCGATTCCTGCGTGCGCGGGGCAGGCGGATGACCTCTCAGCGGCGCATCATTGTCACGGAAGTCTTCAGCCATCACGATCATTTCGACGCCGAAGACTTAATGGAGCACCTGCGGGAACGGATGAACTCGCGGGAGGTGAGCCGGCCCACGGTCTACAGGACTCTCAGCGAACTCGTCGAAGCGGGGCTGCTGAAACGGATGGTCATCCGGGATCGATATGTCTACGAGCATGAGTACGGATATCCCGAGCACGACCATCTCTACTGTCAGGGATGCCACCAGCTTTTTGAATTTCGGAGCGAAGCCCTCCGGCATATTCGGGAAAGCGTGGCGCGGGAATATGACTTCGAGGCCGTCACGCACCGGATGATGATCATTGGCTGGTGTTCTCAATGCCGAGCCAAGCGCGACTCTGGACAAATGCCCGAGGCGGACAATCCGCCCCGGGCACAGATGTGA
- a CDS encoding c-type cytochrome: MSFVDWLDDRIGWRSIWRASCGGGCDAFGRCWWPICLSVIFFLLVQQAITGFFLWTHYSPSSQTAWESVYFIQYQIPLGWLLRGLHYWGAQVLVGFLGLTILIRIFTRFYTAPREWVFWTRLLLLAFALGACLTGDLLRWDQEGYAATQTRVSFLMLLPQIGGALYRLAVGGAEFGHLTLTRFFALHVAIFGIGIWLLALAHAALSRRAARAVEERPQDYPLARPDPRFPVVIQGVACLVTLIVVFLFTCQQGLPGLGSLAAWQSPAEHMGAPLGAPADTDPAHFYAAARPEWSFRGLYGFSNIFPGELKILPIFVIPGLIAILVILMPILGRWQLGHIWNILVTLVIVGGLAYFTYASYRHDWLDADFQKARAAGEEEAKRTVELIALRGGIPPAGALTLLREDPKVEGPRLYEQQCLSCHNYSGPESLKMIGDNPSAPDLYGFATREWLKGFFDPKQIASEKYFGNTRFAAGVMVRYVEERFTKLPPEDQEAVIAALSAEARLPSQREIDRRDVALIARGRQIIASQECARCHRFYDAGPVGQAPDLTGYGSREWLIGIIASPQHVHFYSLRNDRMPQFIEDAARPEKNRFSPTQVSILANFLRGDWPEKSLDGQEGEKEEGAPPPATFVLGQWEARKRDLPARPTGDRQAEARWLWEFAQCSLCHGLSLPENGIPAVSTAAPDLGGFATREWIAGLLDPKQVDSDKYFGKTAFAKGDMVEFVKGNLRELISDIGKEEFDKLIDALAAEAKKDWPDGEEPPEPDEDTLHLFEDFTCADCHKFYSVGGGSGPDLTGYGSKKWIAAFVADPKSKRFYPKTNDGMPSYHAFPETPGKNLLTKEEIDILAEFLAPKK, translated from the coding sequence ATGAGTTTCGTCGATTGGTTGGATGACCGGATTGGCTGGCGTTCGATCTGGCGGGCAAGCTGCGGTGGGGGCTGCGACGCTTTCGGCCGCTGTTGGTGGCCCATTTGCCTATCCGTCATTTTCTTCCTCCTTGTCCAGCAGGCCATCACAGGGTTTTTCCTCTGGACGCACTACAGTCCCTCCTCGCAGACCGCCTGGGAGAGCGTGTACTTCATTCAATACCAAATCCCGCTGGGCTGGTTGCTGCGCGGCCTGCATTACTGGGGTGCCCAGGTTCTGGTAGGTTTTCTGGGTTTGACGATTCTCATCCGCATCTTCACGAGGTTTTATACAGCGCCCCGGGAGTGGGTGTTCTGGACCCGCCTGCTTCTTCTGGCGTTTGCCCTCGGCGCGTGTTTGACGGGCGACCTCCTCCGATGGGACCAGGAAGGCTATGCCGCGACGCAAACACGTGTGAGTTTCCTCATGCTTCTGCCCCAAATCGGTGGAGCGCTCTATCGGCTGGCAGTAGGCGGGGCTGAATTTGGGCACCTCACCCTCACTCGCTTCTTTGCCTTGCATGTGGCGATATTCGGCATCGGGATCTGGCTTTTGGCCCTAGCCCATGCTGCTCTTTCCCGTCGAGCTGCGCGGGCCGTGGAAGAGCGTCCCCAGGATTATCCGCTGGCCCGGCCCGACCCGCGGTTTCCTGTTGTCATTCAAGGCGTGGCGTGCCTCGTGACGCTGATCGTGGTCTTCCTGTTCACATGTCAGCAGGGACTTCCCGGTCTTGGTTCGCTGGCCGCGTGGCAATCTCCAGCAGAACACATGGGCGCACCGTTGGGCGCTCCCGCCGATACCGATCCCGCCCACTTCTATGCGGCAGCTCGCCCTGAATGGTCGTTCCGCGGACTGTATGGCTTCTCTAACATTTTCCCTGGTGAATTGAAAATCCTGCCGATCTTCGTGATTCCCGGCTTGATCGCCATTCTCGTGATCCTCATGCCCATTCTGGGACGGTGGCAACTGGGCCACATTTGGAACATCCTTGTGACGCTGGTCATCGTGGGAGGTCTGGCGTATTTCACGTATGCCTCGTATCGACATGATTGGCTGGATGCCGATTTTCAGAAAGCTCGGGCAGCCGGAGAAGAAGAAGCCAAACGGACCGTGGAACTCATTGCCTTGCGAGGAGGAATTCCACCGGCCGGAGCACTGACTTTGCTCCGTGAGGACCCCAAGGTAGAGGGCCCCCGCCTGTATGAGCAGCAATGCTTGAGCTGTCACAACTACTCGGGCCCTGAATCCTTGAAGATGATCGGCGACAATCCCAGCGCACCAGATCTTTACGGTTTTGCCACTCGGGAGTGGCTGAAAGGGTTTTTCGATCCGAAGCAGATCGCCAGCGAGAAGTACTTCGGCAATACGCGCTTTGCCGCGGGGGTGATGGTTCGCTATGTCGAGGAACGCTTCACCAAGCTCCCGCCCGAGGATCAGGAAGCAGTGATCGCTGCGCTGTCCGCGGAGGCACGTTTGCCCTCGCAGCGGGAAATCGATCGTCGCGATGTGGCATTGATCGCCCGAGGACGTCAAATCATCGCCAGCCAGGAATGCGCGCGATGCCACCGATTCTACGATGCCGGTCCCGTGGGCCAGGCACCCGATTTGACAGGATATGGGTCGCGCGAATGGCTCATTGGAATCATCGCCTCCCCGCAGCATGTGCATTTTTATAGTCTTCGCAACGACCGAATGCCGCAGTTTATCGAAGATGCTGCACGGCCAGAGAAAAATCGATTCTCACCTACCCAGGTGAGCATTCTTGCCAACTTCCTCCGGGGAGACTGGCCGGAAAAATCGCTCGACGGGCAGGAGGGGGAAAAAGAAGAAGGGGCTCCCCCGCCGGCGACGTTCGTGTTGGGCCAGTGGGAGGCCCGCAAGCGAGATCTCCCCGCGCGACCAACAGGTGACCGTCAGGCGGAAGCACGGTGGCTGTGGGAATTCGCTCAGTGCTCACTCTGCCACGGTTTGTCGCTGCCGGAAAACGGGATTCCGGCCGTCTCGACCGCTGCGCCCGACCTGGGGGGCTTCGCCACCCGCGAGTGGATTGCCGGTCTTCTGGATCCGAAACAAGTGGATTCTGACAAATACTTTGGCAAGACAGCCTTTGCCAAGGGCGACATGGTCGAGTTTGTCAAAGGGAACCTTCGCGAACTGATCAGTGATATCGGAAAAGAAGAGTTTGACAAACTCATCGATGCCCTCGCCGCGGAAGCCAAGAAAGACTGGCCGGACGGCGAGGAACCACCCGAACCCGATGAGGACACCCTCCACCTTTTCGAGGACTTTACGTGCGCCGATTGCCACAAGTTCTACAGCGTGGGTGGAGGATCCGGCCCTGATCTGACAGGTTATGGGTCAAAGAAATGGATTGCCGCGTTTGTGGCCGATCCCAAGTCCAAGCGGTTCTATCCCAAAACCAATGACGGCATGCCGTCTTACCACGCTTTCCCAGAGACACCAGGCAAGAATTTGCTGACCAAAGAAGAGATTGACATCCTGGCAGAATTCCTGGCTCCGAAAAAATAA
- a CDS encoding ubiquinol-cytochrome c reductase iron-sulfur subunit, whose translation MQQNEMPGQSRGTSQSGSLPPCCGAANVPSSAPNRRGVLGSLIAWILGLIALAPSLVTGLAAFLAPLRSGRKGGLLVRLTTLDNLPKDGSPRKFPIVAEKRNGWTLSREPVGAVYLRLLPDGTVQALHVVCPHAGCAIEYRAAQGQGNAGEFFCPCHLARFDLDGKRLDAVSPSPRDMDTLSVEIRNGQEIWVEFQNFQVGTAQKIPVA comes from the coding sequence ATGCAACAGAATGAAATGCCGGGGCAATCTCGGGGAACTTCGCAGTCCGGTTCTTTGCCCCCCTGTTGTGGCGCGGCAAATGTGCCTTCTTCTGCCCCGAACCGCCGCGGCGTGCTGGGCAGCCTGATAGCCTGGATCCTGGGACTGATTGCGCTGGCCCCATCGCTGGTTACTGGCCTGGCTGCTTTCCTGGCACCGCTGCGGAGTGGTCGCAAAGGCGGACTTCTCGTTCGGCTGACCACTCTCGACAACCTGCCGAAAGACGGCTCACCGAGAAAGTTCCCAATTGTGGCGGAGAAACGTAACGGCTGGACCCTTTCTCGGGAGCCAGTGGGAGCCGTGTATTTGCGGCTACTCCCCGATGGCACAGTCCAGGCCCTCCACGTGGTGTGCCCCCACGCCGGCTGTGCTATCGAGTACCGCGCGGCGCAGGGTCAGGGCAATGCCGGCGAGTTTTTCTGTCCCTGTCACCTGGCGCGCTTCGATCTTGACGGCAAACGTCTGGACGCCGTCTCCCCCAGCCCGCGTGACATGGATACACTCTCGGTGGAAATTCGCAACGGGCAGGAGATTTGGGTAGAATTCCAAAACTTTCAAGTCGGAACCGCTCAAAAAATTCCCGTGGCCTGA
- a CDS encoding DHH family phosphoesterase, giving the protein MSCEQAPKIATTPLVVDWPRLLEVLQEHQRFLLTTHIRPDCDAIGSELALADVLRQMGRQVACVNAFSVPPALQFLDENQELIELRDLRAKEEIERADILVVLDTTAWAQLGDMGPVIKGFPRKKIVIDHHVSGDDLGAELFKDTQAEATGRIIAELVRRLGFSFTPRLGKLLFAAIATDTGWFRFNSVRAETFELAGELTRAGVVPDKLYRQLFENERLGRFRLMGRAMARAETELGGRIIHSYILNTDFAETGALSSDTEDIINTTLTVAGTELALMFIEHVPGQFKVSFRSRCHVDCSRLAAVFGGGGHRSAAGATVPGPLEVARARVLDAARRAMQQ; this is encoded by the coding sequence GTGTCGTGTGAACAAGCCCCCAAAATCGCAACCACGCCGCTGGTTGTCGATTGGCCCCGCCTTTTAGAGGTTTTACAAGAGCATCAGAGGTTTCTGCTGACCACACATATTCGACCCGACTGCGATGCGATAGGCAGCGAGCTTGCCCTGGCAGATGTTCTGCGTCAAATGGGGCGGCAGGTGGCCTGTGTCAACGCCTTTAGCGTCCCCCCTGCCCTGCAGTTTCTTGACGAAAACCAGGAACTCATCGAACTGCGCGATCTTCGGGCAAAAGAGGAAATCGAGCGGGCAGATATTCTCGTTGTCCTCGACACAACGGCCTGGGCACAACTGGGAGATATGGGCCCCGTCATCAAGGGATTTCCCCGTAAGAAAATCGTCATCGACCATCACGTGAGCGGCGATGATTTGGGGGCGGAACTTTTCAAGGACACCCAGGCCGAGGCCACCGGCCGAATCATTGCCGAGTTGGTGCGACGCTTAGGGTTTTCCTTCACTCCCCGATTGGGAAAACTTCTGTTTGCAGCCATCGCCACCGATACGGGATGGTTCCGATTCAATTCTGTCCGAGCAGAAACATTTGAATTAGCGGGGGAACTGACCAGGGCCGGTGTGGTTCCGGACAAACTGTATCGCCAACTCTTTGAAAACGAACGTCTGGGAAGGTTCCGCCTTATGGGACGGGCGATGGCGCGGGCGGAGACAGAGCTCGGTGGGCGCATCATTCACTCGTACATTTTGAACACCGATTTCGCCGAGACCGGGGCCTTGTCCTCCGACACTGAAGACATCATCAACACAACGCTCACTGTGGCAGGGACGGAACTGGCGCTCATGTTCATCGAACACGTGCCGGGACAGTTCAAGGTGAGCTTTCGCAGCCGGTGCCACGTCGATTGCAGCCGCCTGGCAGCGGTGTTTGGGGGCGGAGGCCACAGATCGGCTGCCGGTGCCACCGTCCCCGGCCCCCTTGAGGTTGCCCGTGCCCGCGTGCTTGACGCTGCCCGTCGAGCCATGCAACAATAA